In one window of Cryptococcus depauperatus CBS 7841 chromosome 3, complete sequence DNA:
- a CDS encoding deoxyhypusine synthase — MSLDAHSNVLTPSQGLPENAVDVKGPDFSNPIDLDALLKGYETIGFQATGLARAIQIVEEMRKRRTSIDEPLTLFIGYTSNLMSSGLREILCFLAKNKLVDCFVTTAGGVEEDFVKCLGKTVLGDFHLDGASLRKRGLNRIGNLLVPNSNYCAFEDWVVPILDKMVEEQENDDVRWSPSSIIRRLGKEIDNEESVYYWCYKNDIPVFCPALTDGSLGDMIYFHTYKSSPLQLSIDIVVDIRRLNDMSLKSKKAGMIVLGGGVCKHQIANAMLFRNGADYAVYINTGQEYDGSDSGARPDEAVSWGKIRAGAESVKVYAEATLVFPLVVAATFGKAHWSKCAYSHPPTSPIPSKEKPAAAGGGLSMEHLSAPVFVPKGPIDNVSSQAQTPSTDPTATTWPLMSSTDVPQQQAYSETEPTYAPASHNAQAMPALDPSAIDQTTSAMYLPPRQPLDHHLYTAPLPHITNVHPAHPHSFFVSDDLRRMVQSRQEAIYMGANGGSAPGLPQELGAYHSLVPLPLNQRQGSTPPSRTYGLPSPVYRATSEVDGNVYCLRRIEGFKLVNQAAFGAVDPWRKMRHPNIVGLKEVFTTKGFGDNSLLLVYDYHPLATNITEEHLTLTPPSSSTTPQKKRTIISERTLWSYLVQICNALKAIHSSGLAVRNLDASKILLTGRNRVRLGGLGIYDVLAYDNQTPISAFQQEDLLSLGKLILTLTCDVWQPNVPFALALEHISRQYSSDMKDIVIYLTNIPPIAMGSQAGKSIDEVIKMMGPRILNELDAMQNYTDVLENELGAEVENGRIVRLLTKLGFINERAEFELDPRWSDTGDRYILKLFRDYVFHSISVEGQPVLDLSHVLTCLNKLDAGLDERIMLVSRDDQSCLVVSYKEIKHCIEAAFNELRNAGSLMRVHR; from the exons ATGTCTTTGGACGCACACAGCAATGTACTTACACCGTCACAGGGACTGCCAGAGAATGCGGTAGACGTAAAGGGTCCTGACTTTAGTAATCCCATTGATCTAGATGCGCTTTTGAAGGGGTACGAGACAATTGGATTCCAGGCTACAGGATTGGCTCGAGCAATTCAAATCgtggaagagatg AGAAAGCGCCGTACGAGCATAGATGAACCACTTACCCTCTTCATCGGCTACACTTCTAACCTGATGTCTTCAGGCTTACGGGAAATCCTCTGCTTCCTTGCTAAGAACAAACTGGTGGACTGCTTTGTAACAACGGCAGGTGGCGTAGAAGAGGATTTCGTCAAGTGTTTAGGGAAAACTGTGTTGGGCGACTTTCATCTAGATGGCGCTAgtttgaggaaaagagg TCTCAACAGAATAGGTAATCTTCTCGTTCCGAATTCAAATTATTGTGCTTTTGAAGACTGGGTTGTGCCAATCCTCGATaagatggtggaagagcaagagaatgACGATGTCAGATGGTCACCAAGTTCTATCATTCGACGCTTGGGCAAAGAAATTGACAACGAAGAGAGTGTCTATTACTGGTGCTACAAG AACGACATTCCCGTTTTCTGCCCTGCTTTAACCGATGGCTCTTTGGGTGACATGATTTACTTTCATACCTACAaatcatctcctcttcaactctCAATCGATATTGTGGTAGATATTAGAAGATTGAACGACATGAGCTtaaagagcaagaaagCAGGGATGATCGTTCTGGGTGGTGGTGTTTGCAAGCATCAAATTGCCAATGCCATGCTATTT AGAAATGGTGCAGACTATGCTGTTTACATCAACACTGGCCAAGAG TATGACGGTTCCGACTCTGGTGCTCGCCCAGACGAAGCAGTATCATGGGGAAAAATCCGAGCAGGTGCGGAGAGCGTCAAGGTGTATGCAGAGGCGACGTTAGTATTTCCTCTTGTAGTTGCTGCGACGTTTGGCAAGGCGCATTGGTCCAAG TGTGCGTACAGCCATCCGCCAACGAGTCCAATACCGTCCAAGGAAAAGCCAGCAGCAGCTGGCGGAGGATTAAGTATGGAGCACCTCAGCGCACCCGTGTTCGTGCCCAAAGGTCCTATAGACAACGTCTCCTCCCA GGCGCAAACACCATCGACAGATCCAACTGCAACGACATGGCCGTTAATGTCGTCCACTGACGTCCCTCAACAACAAGCATACTCTGAAACTGAGCCCACATATGCTCCTGCGTCTCATAATGCCCAGGCGATGCCAGCGCTCGACCCCTCTGCGATTGACCAGACCACATCTGCAATGTATCTTCCACCCCGTCAACCTCTCGACCATCACCTTTACACTGCTCCTTTACCCCATATTACTAATGTGCACCCTGCGCATCCGCACAGTTTCTTTGTGAGCGATGATTTGAGAAGGATGGTACAATCACGTCAAGAGGCGATTTATATGGGTGCCAATGGAGGTTCTGCTCCGGGTCTACCTCAAGAACTAGGGGCATACCACTCTCTTGTCCCATTGCCTTTAAACCAGCGCCAAGGGTCAACACCTCCTTCCAGGACTTACGGTCTCCCATCTCCCGTTTATCGCGCAACAAGTGAAGTAGACGGAAATGTTTACTGTCTGAGAAGAATAGAAGgcttcaagcttgtcaatCAGGCAGCATTTGGAGCTGTTGATCCGtggagaaagatgaggcATCCGAATATTGTAGGACTCAAAGAGGTTTTTACCACAAAAGGCTTTGGGGATAACT CACTCTTATTGGTTTATGATTATCATCCTCTAGCTACAAATATTACCGAGGAACATCTCACCCTTACacctccatcttcttctacaaCTCCTCAAAAGAAACGCACAATCATTTCCGAACGCACCCTCTGGTCATACCTCGTCCAGATATGCAATGCTCTCAAGGCCATCCACTCTTCTGGTCTGGCAGTGAGGAATCTTGATGCTAGCAAAATACTCTTGACCGGTAGAAATCGAGTTAGACTAGGTGGTCTGGGGATTTATGATGTCTTGGCATACGACAACCAGACACCCATCTCTGCCtttcaacaagaagatCTCCTCTCATTAGGCAAACTCATATTAACATTGACTTGCGATGTCTGGCAACCAAATGTTCCTTTTGCGCTTGCTCTCGAACATATCTCTCGGCAGTATTCATCAGATATGAAGGATATTGTCATTTATCTCACAAACATACCTCCTATTGCTATGGGAAGCCAGGCGGGGAAAAGTATAGATGAAGTTATCAAGATGATGGGACCGAGAATTTTGAATGAATTGGATGCTATGCAAAA TTACACTGACGTTCTAGAAAATGAACTGGGAGCAGAGGTAGAAAATGGCAGAATCGTAAGATTATTGACCAAGCTTGGATTTATCAATGAACGCGCAGA GTTTGAGTTGGATCCTAGATGGTCAGACACTGGTGATCGTTATATCCTCAAACTATTTCGAGATTATGTCTTTCATTCTATCTCTGTTGAAGGCCAACCAGTTCTGGATCTTTCTCACGTCTTAACTTGTCTAAACAAACTTGATGCCGGTTTGGACGAAAGGATCATGCTTGTGTCGAGAGATGATCAGAGTTGTCTGGTGGTCAGTTACAAAGAGATCAAGCATTGTATTGAGGCCGCTTTCAA TGAATTGAGAAATGCTGGGAGTCTTATGCGTGTTCACCGATGA